One genomic region from Acidobacteriota bacterium encodes:
- a CDS encoding Smr/MutS family protein yields MNWLRRLLGWESKAAEESGAEPVEEADEWEDEDFPEVIEMPVEDFLDLHHFPPKEIPVVVDAYLQEAMEKGFTEVRLIHGRGKGVQRRRVQSLLSRHPLVASFR; encoded by the coding sequence ATGAACTGGCTGAGACGGTTGCTGGGCTGGGAGAGCAAGGCTGCTGAAGAGAGCGGCGCTGAGCCAGTCGAGGAGGCCGATGAGTGGGAAGACGAGGACTTCCCGGAAGTCATCGAGATGCCCGTGGAGGACTTCCTCGACCTCCACCACTTCCCGCCCAAGGAGATTCCCGTCGTCGTCGATGCCTACCTGCAGGAGGCGATGGAGAAGGGCTTCACCGAGGTCCGCCTCATCCACGGCCGCGGCAAAGGCGTCCAACGCCGCCGCGTCCAGTCGCTCCTCTCCCGCCACCCTTTAGTGGCATCCTTCCGCGA
- a CDS encoding lactate racemase domain-containing protein, which produces MKYLTYSGNNLLNAHLPDQGQVFYPPPVMSGIPRKGIPQAVRRAFENPLGMEPLKDLVDGDSKVLIAFDDNCQPFPPMQRPDIRQICIETLLEMLYSYGVEKKNIQLRCAIALHRMMKRHELEYMLGKAIMGEFYPDQLKNFDAEDPDDIVELGQTDEGEPVETTRAVVDCDLVIYVDTIQIPLNGGHKSVAVGFGTYRSIAAHHHPKMTADSPHVMQPEGSQMHCSIRRISKVICEHAKIMVMEAPMNGALYPSHLRYLGKAPEHCNAAEKALKALTPVSMKVLPEPVRRGIFSSLKSVYSPLEINAGAIDDVHVRTLQALRPQLAVPNRKQFDTLVFGLPDLSPYAVGARINPVLVVSDVLGYVFNWFYGEPFIKPGGAVIILNPCFEVFHPEYHYAYERFYEEVLADTTEPFEMQRKYQEKYAHDPDFIDAYRNRWAHHGFHPFTVWYWATYPLKYLSKVILVGPPDDKAAKKLGVEWAPDLPSALAEAKTATGGEEVVGLTIPPFLYLDSNGQP; this is translated from the coding sequence ATGAAGTACCTGACCTATTCCGGCAACAACTTGCTCAACGCTCACTTGCCAGATCAGGGACAGGTTTTTTATCCGCCCCCCGTGATGAGCGGCATCCCGCGCAAGGGAATTCCCCAGGCCGTGCGGCGCGCCTTCGAGAACCCGCTGGGCATGGAGCCCCTCAAGGACCTGGTGGACGGCGACAGCAAAGTCCTCATCGCCTTCGACGACAATTGCCAGCCCTTCCCGCCCATGCAGCGTCCCGATATCCGCCAGATCTGCATCGAGACCCTGCTCGAGATGCTCTATTCCTACGGCGTCGAGAAGAAGAACATCCAGTTGCGCTGCGCCATCGCGCTGCATCGCATGATGAAGCGTCACGAACTGGAATACATGCTGGGCAAGGCCATCATGGGGGAGTTCTACCCCGACCAGCTCAAGAACTTCGACGCTGAAGATCCCGACGACATCGTGGAACTGGGCCAGACCGACGAGGGCGAGCCGGTGGAGACCACCCGCGCCGTGGTCGACTGCGACCTGGTCATCTACGTCGACACCATCCAGATTCCTCTCAACGGGGGGCACAAGTCGGTGGCGGTGGGATTTGGCACCTACCGCTCCATCGCAGCCCATCACCATCCCAAGATGACGGCCGACTCGCCCCACGTCATGCAGCCCGAAGGCTCCCAGATGCACTGCAGCATCCGCCGCATCAGCAAGGTGATTTGTGAGCACGCCAAGATCATGGTCATGGAAGCGCCCATGAACGGGGCGCTTTACCCCTCTCATCTGCGCTATCTGGGCAAGGCGCCCGAGCACTGCAACGCGGCCGAGAAGGCCCTCAAGGCGCTCACGCCTGTGAGCATGAAAGTGCTGCCCGAACCCGTCCGCCGGGGCATCTTCTCAAGCCTGAAGTCGGTCTACTCTCCGCTGGAAATCAACGCCGGGGCCATCGACGACGTCCACGTCAGAACGCTTCAGGCGCTGCGTCCTCAACTGGCCGTCCCCAACCGCAAGCAGTTCGACACCCTGGTCTTCGGGTTGCCCGACCTCAGTCCCTATGCGGTGGGAGCCCGCATCAATCCGGTGCTGGTGGTTTCCGACGTGCTGGGATATGTCTTCAACTGGTTTTACGGCGAGCCCTTCATCAAGCCGGGCGGAGCCGTCATCATCCTCAATCCCTGTTTCGAAGTCTTCCACCCCGAGTACCACTACGCCTACGAGCGCTTCTACGAAGAGGTCCTGGCCGACACCACCGAACCTTTCGAGATGCAGCGCAAGTACCAGGAAAAGTACGCTCACGACCCCGATTTCATCGACGCCTACCGCAACCGCTGGGCCCATCACGGCTTTCATCCCTTCACCGTCTGGTATTGGGCCACCTATCCGCTCAAGTACTTGTCCAAGGTGATCCTGGTGGGTCCCCCTGACGACAAGGCGGCCAAGAAGCTGGGCGTGGAGTGGGCTCCCGACCTGCCCTCGGCCCTGGCCGAAGCCAAGACCGCCACGGGCGGCGAGGAGGTGGTCGGCCTGACCATCCCGCCCTTCCTCTACCTCGACTCCAACGGCCAACCCTAG
- a CDS encoding SDR family NAD(P)-dependent oxidoreductase, whose protein sequence is MSSDFKGRHVVVTGGTGSLGKAVVQRLVKGGATCHVPCFRPQELESFELREHERVVIAEGIDFSDEKVAQRYYQDCPQLWASVHCTGGFSMSDLAQTSLDDFQSQMMLNAVTCFLCCREAVKRMRQGEDGGRLVNVAARPALEPRSGAGMAAYTAAKSVVAALTQSLGEELAPERIWVNAVAPSIMDTPANRKAMPEADYTMWPTVDDVARTITFLASPSNKSTRGAVVPVYGRS, encoded by the coding sequence ATGAGTAGCGATTTCAAGGGTCGTCATGTGGTAGTTACCGGCGGCACGGGAAGTCTCGGCAAGGCCGTTGTGCAGCGCCTTGTCAAGGGGGGAGCCACCTGCCACGTGCCTTGCTTCCGTCCCCAGGAACTGGAGTCCTTCGAGCTGCGCGAGCACGAGAGGGTGGTTATTGCCGAGGGCATCGATTTTTCCGACGAGAAGGTGGCTCAACGCTATTATCAGGACTGTCCTCAACTGTGGGCCTCGGTCCACTGCACCGGCGGTTTCTCGATGTCCGATCTGGCCCAGACCAGCCTGGACGACTTTCAAAGTCAGATGATGCTCAACGCCGTCACCTGCTTTCTTTGCTGCCGCGAGGCCGTCAAACGCATGCGCCAGGGAGAGGACGGCGGACGCCTGGTCAACGTGGCGGCTCGTCCCGCTCTGGAACCCCGCAGCGGAGCCGGCATGGCCGCCTACACGGCCGCCAAGAGCGTAGTGGCGGCGCTGACCCAGTCGTTGGGCGAAGAATTGGCGCCGGAGCGCATCTGGGTCAATGCCGTGGCGCCCTCCATCATGGACACTCCCGCCAACCGCAAAGCCATGCCCGAGGCCGACTACACCATGTGGCCCACGGTGGACGACGTGGCCCGCACCATCACCTTCCTGGCTTCTCCCTCCAACAAGTCCACACGGGGCGCCGTGGTTCCCGTCTACGGGCGGTCCTGA
- a CDS encoding carbohydrate kinase family protein, which produces MAPLDDVFLSPSLPPGRPFQVVAMGMNAVDWILRLPVYPPHNSKIHIDEFLKLGGGPAATAGALCGRWGLKTKYLGRVGDDEIGQFSLEDLRREPMDCSDVEVIEGARSQLAVILVDRPSGERTVLWQRDPRLDYQPDQLQPGRVTCGQVLHMDGNELPARAQAARWAQEAGMPVCLDIDRPAQGVRDLLQAVDFALPTEAFVLRYASTADWRKGLMAVNQACPGLVCCTRGAKGVAAVWEGRIVEIPSYDVKPVESTGAGDVFHGAFAFSLFQPNWSLRRCLRFSCAAGALSATRLGARGGIPPLQEVLDMVDAG; this is translated from the coding sequence ATGGCGCCATTGGATGACGTGTTTCTCTCTCCCTCGCTGCCTCCCGGACGCCCTTTTCAGGTCGTGGCCATGGGCATGAACGCAGTCGACTGGATCTTACGCCTTCCCGTCTATCCTCCCCACAACAGCAAAATCCACATAGACGAGTTCCTCAAGCTGGGAGGCGGTCCGGCCGCCACTGCGGGGGCGCTGTGCGGACGCTGGGGGCTCAAGACCAAGTATCTGGGCCGGGTGGGTGACGACGAAATCGGCCAGTTCAGCCTGGAGGACTTGAGGCGCGAGCCCATGGACTGCTCCGACGTGGAGGTGATCGAGGGAGCCCGCAGCCAACTGGCGGTCATTCTTGTGGACCGGCCCAGCGGCGAGCGCACCGTGCTGTGGCAGCGCGATCCCCGCCTCGACTACCAGCCCGATCAGCTCCAGCCGGGGCGGGTCACCTGCGGGCAGGTCCTGCACATGGACGGCAACGAGCTGCCCGCCCGCGCCCAAGCGGCCCGCTGGGCTCAAGAGGCGGGAATGCCGGTTTGCCTCGACATCGACAGGCCTGCCCAGGGGGTGAGAGATCTGCTGCAAGCCGTCGACTTCGCCCTGCCTACCGAGGCCTTCGTGTTGCGCTACGCTTCAACCGCCGATTGGAGGAAAGGCCTGATGGCCGTCAACCAAGCCTGTCCCGGACTGGTTTGCTGCACCCGCGGCGCCAAGGGGGTGGCGGCGGTTTGGGAAGGGCGCATCGTGGAGATTCCCAGCTACGACGTCAAGCCGGTGGAATCCACCGGAGCCGGGGACGTTTTCCACGGCGCCTTCGCTTTCAGTCTCTTCCAACCCAATTGGAGCCTCCGCCGTTGCCTGCGCTTCTCCTGTGCGGCGGGTGCCCTGTCGGCCACCCGGCTGGGGGCCCGGGGCGGCATTCCTCCGCTTCAGGAAGTGCTCGACATGGTGGACGCCGGATAG
- a CDS encoding TraB/GumN family protein → MRRWPIGGDEQRDDPQQPENGAAEPEAYPSDQVQFLEIEGRTLILVGTAHVSRESADLVRRVIEREEPDAVCVELDVQRYKALTQERRWESLDLREIIRNKQLSALIVNLMLFSYQKRLGMKLGVMPGTELLEAVKAAEQQDIPVHLCDRDVKVTLRRAWRCTPLHKKFMLLASILASLFDDRDISEEQLQEILKGDVISELMKELGEAMPSLKTVLIDERDTYLAQRIKETEGRRIACVVGAGHLKGIRRLLESGAPSYDLKEINTIPPASPVWKWIGWAIPVIILGSIAYIGYTQGAEKAGDNALYWFLANAIPSGIGAALALGHPLAVAAAALSAPFTSLTPLIGAAYVTAFVQAYLRPPRVHEFKSVAEDLTKPSRWWRSRLLRIFLVFLFSGLGSLLGSWVGLVEIVSNLGG, encoded by the coding sequence TTGAGGAGGTGGCCTATCGGCGGCGACGAGCAAAGAGACGATCCCCAACAGCCTGAGAATGGTGCGGCCGAGCCCGAGGCCTACCCCTCAGACCAGGTCCAGTTCCTGGAAATCGAGGGACGCACCCTGATCCTGGTGGGAACGGCCCACGTTTCCCGCGAATCGGCCGATCTGGTTCGGCGGGTCATCGAGCGGGAAGAGCCCGATGCCGTGTGCGTCGAGCTCGACGTCCAGCGCTACAAGGCCTTGACTCAGGAACGCCGCTGGGAATCTCTCGACCTGCGCGAAATCATCCGCAACAAGCAGCTCAGCGCCCTGATCGTCAACCTGATGCTCTTCTCCTACCAGAAGCGCCTGGGCATGAAGCTGGGGGTAATGCCGGGCACCGAACTGCTGGAAGCCGTCAAGGCGGCCGAGCAACAGGACATTCCCGTTCACCTCTGTGACCGCGACGTCAAAGTCACCCTGCGCCGGGCCTGGCGCTGCACGCCGCTGCACAAGAAGTTCATGCTGCTGGCCTCGATCTTAGCCAGCCTCTTCGACGACCGCGACATTTCGGAAGAGCAACTGCAGGAGATCCTCAAGGGAGACGTGATCTCGGAGCTGATGAAAGAGCTGGGAGAGGCCATGCCGTCCCTGAAGACCGTCCTCATCGACGAGCGCGACACCTACCTGGCTCAACGGATCAAAGAAACCGAGGGCCGGCGCATCGCCTGCGTGGTCGGGGCCGGCCACCTCAAGGGCATCCGCCGCCTGCTGGAGAGCGGAGCGCCCAGCTACGACCTGAAAGAGATCAACACCATCCCTCCCGCCTCCCCGGTGTGGAAATGGATCGGATGGGCCATCCCCGTCATTATCCTCGGTTCCATCGCCTACATCGGATACACCCAGGGCGCTGAAAAGGCGGGAGACAATGCGCTTTATTGGTTCCTGGCCAACGCCATCCCCAGCGGAATCGGCGCCGCGCTGGCTCTGGGGCATCCCCTGGCGGTGGCCGCGGCGGCCCTCTCGGCGCCCTTCACCAGCCTGACCCCGCTCATCGGGGCCGCCTACGTGACCGCCTTCGTGCAGGCCTACCTGCGTCCGCCCCGGGTGCACGAATTCAAGTCGGTGGCCGAGGACCTGACCAAACCGTCCCGCTGGTGGCGCAGCCGCCTGCTGCGCATTTTTCTGGTCTTTCTATTCTCCGGCCTGGGCAGCTTGCTGGGGAGCTGGGTCGGCCTCGTCGAGATCGTCAGCAATCTGGGCGGCTGA
- a CDS encoding YigZ family protein: protein MDQDNSGEDRKSGLERLVPRRQVRHETEVRRSRFIATVGPVFTVEEAKDFVERMRREFPDATHNVPAYLIGHGPSVIAHCNDDGEPSGTAGRPMLAVLKGSGLGDVAAVVTRYFGGVKLGTGGLVRAYSEALRQALDRLPLACKLATHTVRAIIPYPLYQPLKQLLEEYEAEILGEDFSDTVTVTLRVQASLFDPFQRRLADLSGGSVSAEVLSTDPATKVPLPKVRSKRL, encoded by the coding sequence ATGGACCAGGACAACTCAGGAGAAGACAGGAAAAGCGGCCTCGAGAGGCTTGTTCCCCGGCGCCAAGTCCGTCATGAGACCGAAGTGCGCCGGTCGCGCTTTATCGCCACTGTGGGGCCCGTCTTCACTGTGGAGGAAGCCAAGGACTTCGTGGAGCGGATGCGCCGGGAGTTTCCCGACGCCACCCATAACGTGCCCGCCTACCTGATCGGTCATGGCCCCAGCGTCATCGCCCACTGCAACGACGACGGCGAACCCTCCGGCACCGCCGGACGTCCCATGCTTGCGGTGCTCAAGGGCAGCGGGCTAGGCGACGTAGCCGCCGTTGTGACCCGCTATTTCGGCGGAGTCAAGCTGGGAACCGGAGGGTTGGTGCGAGCCTATTCGGAGGCCCTGCGCCAAGCCCTAGACCGCTTGCCCCTGGCCTGCAAGCTCGCCACCCACACGGTGCGCGCCATCATTCCCTATCCGCTCTATCAGCCGCTCAAGCAGTTGCTGGAGGAGTACGAGGCCGAGATTCTGGGGGAAGATTTCTCAGACACAGTCACCGTGACCCTGCGTGTGCAGGCGTCTCTCTTCGACCCCTTTCAGCGAAGGCTGGCCGACCTCAGCGGGGGCTCGGTAAGTGCGGAAGTTCTGTCCACTGACCCGGCAACCAAGGTGCCGTTGCCCAAAGTACGGTCGAAGCGCCTCTGA
- a CDS encoding SUMF1/EgtB/PvdO family nonheme iron enzyme translates to MKWLWSRKVNLRRCVVPEGHFWMGSAEGFDEKPVREVYVSAFEMAISPVTNRDYSLFLKNAKIDPPQWWTDPDFNDPDQPVVGVNWYEASQYCDWLSERSKSKIRLPTEAEWEKAARGGHKGLKYPWGNDPKGSGLETVSGPLKGPMKVHQGRPNGYGLYDMVFNIFQWCLDGYDPDYYAEAPAENPKGAPNDEQRVARGMSWNSENLIARCAERSRMAPYFRCNDFGFRWVMTF, encoded by the coding sequence ATGAAATGGTTGTGGTCGCGCAAGGTCAACCTGCGGCGCTGCGTCGTTCCCGAGGGACACTTCTGGATGGGATCGGCGGAGGGATTCGACGAGAAGCCGGTCCGGGAAGTCTACGTGTCGGCTTTCGAAATGGCCATCTCGCCGGTGACCAACCGCGACTACTCCCTCTTTCTGAAGAACGCCAAGATCGACCCTCCCCAGTGGTGGACGGATCCTGATTTCAATGACCCCGACCAGCCGGTGGTGGGCGTCAACTGGTACGAAGCCAGCCAATACTGCGATTGGCTGTCGGAACGCAGCAAGAGCAAAATACGCTTGCCTACCGAGGCGGAATGGGAAAAAGCGGCCCGAGGCGGCCACAAGGGGCTGAAATACCCCTGGGGCAATGACCCCAAGGGCAGCGGACTGGAAACCGTTTCGGGACCTCTCAAGGGTCCGATGAAAGTGCACCAGGGCCGACCCAACGGGTACGGGCTCTACGACATGGTCTTCAACATCTTCCAATGGTGCCTGGACGGATACGATCCCGACTACTACGCAGAAGCTCCCGCCGAGAATCCCAAGGGCGCCCCCAACGACGAGCAGCGGGTTGCCCGCGGCATGAGCTGGAACAGCGAAAACCTCATTGCCCGTTGCGCCGAGCGGAGCCGCATGGCTCCCTACTTCCGCTGCAACGACTTCGGATTCCGCTGGGTGATGACCTTTTGA
- a CDS encoding CusA/CzcA family heavy metal efflux RND transporter, with product MIDSILSFSIRRRYLVVLLWLAVVAAGLYSAWRLPIDAVPDVTTNQVQVNTLAPGFSPLEVERYVTVPVELALSSLPRKTGLRSISQFGLSQVTVTFEEGADLYWARQLVLERIIEAERSLPPGIAPRMAPISTGLGEILHFTVEEEPESPLRYSLMELRTILDWTIKPALRDVPGVIDVNSFGGRLKQYEVLVDPDKLVGHDLTLSQVVDAVRAGNSNVGGAYLERGGEQQLVRGVGLIQSPQDIGDLVVAARDGTPVKVGDVAKVGLGSAVRQGAATRDGQGETVMGIAMLLKGENSRTVTQDVRRRLREVQASLPEGVRIRPFYDRSQLVSQTIRTAAFNLLEGGLLVIAVLFLFLLQLRAGLIVSSAIPLSMLFAVVGMHWFGISANLMSLGAIDFGLIVDAAVIIVENSVRHLAQKRKELGRDLTVEERLRTVFRGSSEVRRASQFGEMIIIAAYLPVVSLAGMEGKMFRPMALTVILALSGALVLSLTLVPALSAIFLKARRERRNYLLQGLLWLYRPLLKRALRLRWITASAAVAVVAASLLLFPLLGSEFLPELDEGALAVNHVRLKSAALSESVRQTTLMEAAIKGLPEVQTVVSRIGRPEIATDPMGPDMVDTYVFLKPRGEWRKGIDKAGLTRAVSERLERFPGVVSSFSQPIKFRMMELIEGVGARSDVVIKIFGDDMDVLLEKAAAIGDVVRQIPGARDVKVQQVTGLPMLQVRVLHEKTARYGIRVSDVQQVVEAAIAGIRATVVLEGFKRFDAVVRLMPESRDSAEKFGRLLVSAPGGAKIPLNQLAAIESIQGPAEVSRENGRRRISVEANVRARDIGSFVQEAKGEVDRQVGDTPGYSLQWGGTFEHLESGRNRLMIAVPATFLLVFSLLFATFGSLRQAAAVFTGIPFALSGGVLALLLRDMHFSMSAGIGFIAVSGVAVLNGVVLVTFLNRLRAAGRSLAGAVYRGALNRLRPVLMTATVASLGLLPMALSTSTGAEVQRPLATVVIGGLITSTLLTLLVLPGLYCWIEKRSAQRFQSPQKVITQRNPKSLQRK from the coding sequence GTGATCGACTCGATTCTCAGCTTCAGCATCCGGCGGCGCTACCTGGTAGTGCTGCTCTGGCTGGCCGTTGTGGCAGCCGGACTCTACTCGGCGTGGCGGCTTCCCATCGACGCCGTTCCCGATGTGACCACCAACCAGGTGCAGGTCAACACATTGGCCCCGGGCTTCAGTCCTCTGGAGGTCGAGAGGTACGTCACGGTGCCGGTCGAACTGGCCCTGAGCAGCTTGCCCCGCAAGACCGGCTTGCGTTCTATCTCTCAGTTCGGCCTGTCCCAGGTCACGGTTACCTTTGAGGAAGGGGCCGATCTTTACTGGGCCCGCCAGTTAGTGCTGGAAAGAATCATCGAGGCCGAGCGCTCCCTCCCACCCGGCATCGCACCTCGAATGGCCCCCATCAGCACGGGCTTGGGTGAGATCCTCCACTTCACGGTGGAAGAAGAGCCGGAGAGTCCCCTCCGCTATTCCCTGATGGAACTGCGGACCATCCTGGACTGGACCATCAAGCCAGCTCTTCGCGACGTTCCGGGAGTGATCGACGTCAACAGCTTCGGGGGCCGCCTCAAGCAGTATGAGGTGCTCGTCGACCCCGACAAGCTGGTGGGCCATGACTTGACTCTCAGCCAAGTCGTGGATGCCGTTCGGGCCGGCAACAGCAATGTCGGTGGCGCCTATCTGGAGAGAGGAGGCGAGCAGCAACTGGTGCGGGGGGTGGGGCTGATCCAGTCGCCGCAGGACATCGGAGATCTGGTGGTGGCCGCTCGCGACGGTACTCCTGTGAAGGTCGGAGACGTCGCCAAAGTGGGCCTGGGATCCGCAGTCCGTCAAGGTGCGGCCACGCGTGACGGCCAAGGCGAGACGGTCATGGGTATCGCCATGTTGCTCAAGGGCGAGAACAGCCGCACCGTGACGCAGGATGTCCGCCGCCGCCTGCGGGAAGTTCAGGCATCGCTGCCTGAAGGGGTGCGCATCCGCCCTTTCTACGACCGCAGCCAACTGGTCAGCCAGACCATCCGAACGGCGGCCTTCAACCTGCTCGAGGGCGGTCTGCTGGTGATTGCGGTCCTCTTCCTCTTTCTCCTTCAGTTGCGTGCCGGGCTGATTGTCAGCAGCGCCATTCCCTTGTCAATGCTCTTCGCCGTGGTGGGAATGCATTGGTTCGGGATTTCGGCCAATCTGATGAGCTTGGGCGCCATCGACTTTGGACTGATCGTGGATGCCGCGGTGATCATCGTCGAGAACAGCGTCCGCCACCTGGCTCAAAAGAGAAAGGAGTTGGGGCGCGATTTGACTGTTGAAGAGCGGCTGCGGACGGTCTTCAGGGGCAGCTCGGAGGTGCGCAGGGCCAGCCAGTTCGGCGAAATGATTATCATCGCCGCCTATCTCCCCGTAGTCTCCCTGGCCGGGATGGAAGGGAAGATGTTTCGCCCCATGGCACTGACCGTGATCCTGGCCCTTTCAGGAGCGCTGGTTCTCAGCCTCACGCTGGTCCCTGCTCTCAGCGCGATTTTTCTCAAGGCCCGCCGCGAACGGCGCAATTACCTGCTCCAAGGGCTGCTTTGGCTCTACCGTCCTCTTCTCAAACGTGCCCTCCGCCTGCGTTGGATAACGGCCTCGGCGGCCGTGGCTGTCGTGGCCGCCAGCCTGCTTCTTTTTCCCCTCCTGGGCTCGGAGTTCCTGCCCGAACTGGATGAAGGAGCCCTGGCTGTCAACCACGTCCGCCTGAAAAGTGCGGCGCTTTCTGAAAGCGTCCGCCAAACCACGCTCATGGAGGCAGCCATCAAGGGGCTGCCGGAAGTGCAAACCGTGGTTTCCCGGATCGGACGGCCCGAGATCGCCACCGATCCGATGGGTCCGGACATGGTCGACACCTATGTCTTTCTCAAGCCCCGCGGCGAGTGGCGAAAAGGAATCGACAAGGCAGGCCTCACAAGAGCCGTTTCCGAGCGCTTGGAGCGATTTCCCGGCGTGGTCAGTTCCTTTTCCCAGCCCATCAAGTTCCGCATGATGGAACTGATCGAGGGAGTGGGTGCACGGTCAGACGTGGTCATTAAGATCTTTGGAGACGACATGGATGTGCTTCTGGAAAAGGCGGCCGCCATCGGAGATGTGGTCAGACAGATTCCAGGCGCTCGGGATGTCAAGGTTCAGCAAGTGACCGGCCTGCCCATGCTGCAGGTACGGGTGCTGCATGAGAAGACCGCTCGCTACGGGATCCGGGTCAGCGACGTCCAGCAGGTGGTTGAGGCGGCCATCGCCGGGATCCGTGCCACCGTTGTCCTGGAAGGATTCAAGCGGTTCGATGCGGTTGTCCGCTTGATGCCTGAGTCTCGCGACAGTGCCGAGAAATTCGGCCGGTTGTTGGTCAGCGCACCTGGCGGAGCCAAGATTCCGCTCAACCAGCTCGCCGCCATCGAGAGCATTCAAGGACCGGCGGAGGTGAGCCGGGAGAACGGGCGCAGGCGCATTTCGGTCGAGGCCAACGTACGGGCCCGCGATATCGGCTCCTTTGTGCAGGAAGCCAAGGGCGAGGTGGACCGGCAAGTCGGTGATACGCCTGGTTACAGCCTCCAGTGGGGAGGAACCTTCGAGCACTTGGAGAGTGGCCGCAACCGGCTCATGATCGCCGTTCCAGCGACTTTTCTGCTGGTTTTTTCGCTGCTCTTCGCCACCTTCGGTTCGCTTCGCCAGGCGGCCGCCGTCTTCACCGGCATACCCTTTGCCCTCAGCGGAGGCGTGCTGGCCCTCTTGCTGCGCGACATGCACTTTTCAATGAGCGCCGGCATCGGCTTCATCGCGGTTTCGGGCGTGGCCGTCCTCAACGGCGTGGTGCTGGTCACCTTCCTCAACCGGCTGAGAGCCGCCGGCCGGTCGCTGGCCGGTGCCGTCTACCGGGGGGCGCTCAACCGGCTGCGTCCCGTCCTCATGACCGCCACGGTGGCCAGCCTGGGACTCCTGCCAATGGCCCTGTCCACCAGCACCGGAGCCGAGGTCCAGCGCCCGCTTGCCACGGTGGTGATCGGCGGACTCATCACCTCCACCTTGCTCACCCTGCTGGTGCTGCCCGGCCTCTACTGTTGGATTGAAAAGCGGAGCGCCCAGCGGTTCCAGTCGCCTCAAAAGGTCATCACCCAGCGGAATCCGAAGTCGTTGCAGCGGAAGTAG
- a CDS encoding efflux RND transporter periplasmic adaptor subunit, with product MITSTKKAPLLALLALFSACEGPAGEGSGEAAAEHSSSHEDHHHDEHDGGARVLALDPEVVSQAGIQVELSRTEVMSQVVVATAEARPDPSGVAHIRPLAEGVVKKVLVNQGERVRRGQTLVVYDNVELGMLLGVYRSRRADLRQASARREVADKHLSRSKELLESQAIAEREFDLRRAGQVEAQEAERRARFALQEIEVRLARLGYSADDLVRLAESSRAPPPEAAWTPIQAPLDGTVTGFDVSVGEVVSPQRVLMTVTDLSRVWVLADVFERDLGAVRGARTALVRFNAYPERVFPARITYQGDVLDSATRTAKFRCVVDNPQRLIKLGMFARVEIPSERQGQAVTVPSNAVHRIGEQAVVFVEQSQGRFVARKIVVLGEQAGRTGIAEGLQEGESVVTSGSFALKSELLREQLGGGHAH from the coding sequence TTGATTACCTCCACGAAGAAAGCCCCTTTGCTGGCGCTGTTAGCCTTGTTCAGCGCCTGCGAAGGGCCCGCTGGGGAAGGCTCGGGTGAAGCCGCAGCGGAGCATTCCTCTTCTCATGAAGATCATCACCACGACGAACATGACGGCGGCGCGCGGGTGCTGGCTCTTGACCCGGAGGTTGTCTCCCAGGCCGGCATTCAAGTCGAGCTGAGCCGTACCGAGGTGATGAGCCAAGTGGTCGTCGCCACTGCCGAAGCGAGGCCCGACCCGTCGGGCGTCGCTCACATCCGTCCGCTGGCCGAAGGGGTCGTGAAGAAGGTCCTGGTCAACCAGGGCGAGCGGGTCCGCCGCGGGCAGACTCTTGTGGTCTACGACAACGTTGAACTGGGCATGCTGTTGGGCGTTTACCGGAGCCGCCGGGCCGACCTTCGCCAAGCATCGGCGAGAAGAGAGGTTGCCGACAAACACCTGAGCCGGTCCAAAGAGCTTCTAGAGAGCCAAGCCATCGCGGAAAGGGAGTTTGACCTGCGCCGCGCTGGGCAGGTTGAAGCTCAGGAAGCGGAGCGGCGGGCGCGCTTCGCGTTGCAGGAGATCGAAGTCAGGCTTGCCCGTTTGGGGTACTCGGCCGACGACCTCGTCCGCCTCGCCGAAAGCTCGCGGGCTCCACCGCCTGAGGCCGCCTGGACTCCCATTCAGGCTCCCCTCGACGGCACGGTGACCGGGTTCGACGTGAGCGTCGGCGAAGTCGTTTCGCCGCAACGTGTGCTTATGACGGTTACCGACCTGTCGCGGGTGTGGGTCTTGGCAGACGTTTTCGAAAGGGACTTGGGCGCGGTACGTGGCGCCCGGACCGCCCTAGTGCGTTTCAATGCTTATCCGGAGCGGGTGTTTCCCGCCCGTATCACCTACCAGGGAGACGTCCTCGATTCCGCCACTCGAACCGCCAAGTTTCGCTGCGTGGTGGACAACCCGCAGCGGCTGATCAAGCTGGGAATGTTTGCCCGGGTGGAGATCCCCAGCGAAAGGCAAGGCCAGGCCGTTACGGTTCCCTCCAACGCGGTGCATCGGATAGGCGAGCAGGCGGTGGTGTTTGTTGAGCAGTCGCAGGGACGCTTTGTGGCGCGAAAGATTGTCGTGCTGGGCGAGCAAGCCGGGCGCACGGGTATCGCCGAGGGTCTGCAGGAAGGGGAGAGTGTTGTGACTTCAGGGAGTTTCGCGCTCAAGTCGGAACTTCTGCGGGAGCAACTTGGGGGCGGTCATGCGCACTGA